GCTTCGGGATGGCGACGCCAGGCACCGATACCGGAACAGGGGGCATCAATAAGCACCCTGTCGGCCTTATCTTTCAGCTTGGCTACGGCGGCCTCATCATCAAGAACCAGTTGTTGAATAGTGGTCGCACCGGCACGTTTCACACGTTCCTCCAGGCCGGATAGCCTTTTTGTTGAAACATCACAGGCGATAAGCTGACCTTCCCCGCTGGCCCCGCCCTGCATACCCATGGCGTCGGCCAAAGCCAGTGTCTTGCCGCCACCCCCGGCGCAATAGTCGATGACCGTCATGCCGGGTTTGGCTTCGCACAGAAGGGCGATCAGTTGCGATCCTTCGTCCTGAACTTCGATCAGGCCCTTCTTGAAAGCCCTGGTCTCCTCAAGGCGGGCGCGTTCAACCAGTCGTAGTCCGGCAGGGGAAAGTGCAGCAGTTGTGGTTTTGATATGATCGATACTGAGGGATTTTTGTGCCTGTCCGCGGCTGACGCGGCCAAGATTGACCCGGATATCGACAGGTGCTGCATCATTAAGGGCCGTCATTTCAGCGGCGTAGCGCTCGTCCCACAAAGACTGAAAGGGTTTATCCAGCCATTCGGGCACTTCGTGGACGACGCCCTGTGGCATGGCGTCATGCAGCAATGGTTTGGCGGCCAGGTTTTCGACCAGTTGTTGCTCGTCGGCACCAAGGGGAGACGGAGAGTGGGCGGTGCCGTCAAACAGGGAATGGACGCCCGGCGAAGTTTCTCCATCCAAAAGAAGGATTGAAGCCAGAACCCGCAGGCGCGCTGATGGCTGCATGTCACCAGCCGCCCCGGCGATCCACCAATCAAGCCGGGTCCGGTGGCGAATAACATCAAAAACCCGGTTGCCGACACTGCGGCGGTCTTTCGATCCGGCATAACGGCGCGGCCTGAAATAGGCGCGGATGATGGAATCGGCTGCGGTATCGGCAGCGTCGATGGCTTCAAGGATTTCGATAG
Above is a genomic segment from Rhodospirillaceae bacterium containing:
- a CDS encoding RsmB/NOP family class I SAM-dependent RNA methyltransferase, whose protein sequence is MTPAARLSAAIEILEAIDAADTAADSIIRAYFRPRRYAGSKDRRSVGNRVFDVIRHRTRLDWWIAGAAGDMQPSARLRVLASILLLDGETSPGVHSLFDGTAHSPSPLGADEQQLVENLAAKPLLHDAMPQGVVHEVPEWLDKPFQSLWDERYAAEMTALNDAAPVDIRVNLGRVSRGQAQKSLSIDHIKTTTAALSPAGLRLVERARLEETRAFKKGLIEVQDEGSQLIALLCEAKPGMTVIDYCAGGGGKTLALADAMGMQGGASGEGQLIACDVSTKRLSGLEERVKRAGATTIQQLVLDDEAAVAKLKDKADRVLIDAPCSGIGAWRRHPEARWRLTQARLDRHVADQQKILNAAAKMVKPGGRLIYATCSLLTEENEAQVEAFLGQHDDFTALPITDIWVKTIPGPCPSATSGLRLSPADTDTDGFFCAVMERKSI